Proteins encoded together in one Gigantopelta aegis isolate Gae_Host chromosome 8, Gae_host_genome, whole genome shotgun sequence window:
- the LOC121379285 gene encoding AP-4 complex accessory subunit Tepsin-like, with the protein MSESGVLNLMSDRISFVNKISVILKATSDDDTPVPGYMYQQISDISHESVGYCESLLEFLVERLDKNSYHVKLKVLKLMKYIIENGHANFQIGLRKMSHGIQAATKFGGPPDPLHGNVPYAMVRKEAQGICEKLFNVEVASSEEVVEENYSANKTYNIVGMGPSSVNSGGGRIEGFGNYSSNQQKSLADTIIDGIGKLAERLGESPVDKQKVLLDSLEKSSSKYCPPVVWPSDPLTTDESGDNTLPVMPKKVSRKHVPGRAGGGWDYVDPVGAASLGQDRSHSHSDCSSEFTERLECSNLHSADWSTEVDLVNSTVEDESRPLLTRQEIATFQNKCASLNTDKIVEFLAEKLYSPHDYIVLKSLLLVENFLRCDLIGLEFLAATCKESLLGVYMKWEGPCRAKARKIIRILEKLTSHQNILAVEGNGTVSRPPASSVCSHGDVNNGSVVSTQTGDPDQQHGECAHSILVTEPLLSLEDKSFQLPDTEQ; encoded by the exons ataAGTGTTATCCTGAAAGCCACCTCTGATGATGATACGCCAGTGCCAGGATACATGTACCAGCAAATCAGTG ATATCAGCCATGAGTCTGTTGGTTACTGTGAAAGTCTACTGGAATTCTTAGTGGAACGACTCGATAAAAATTCATACCATGTGAAGCTAAAG GTTCTCAAGTTAATGAAGTATATAATTGAAAATGGACATGCCAACTTCCAGATTGGTTTGAGGAAAATGTCACATGGCATCCAGGCTGCTACTA AGTTTGGAGGTCCCCCTGATCCTCTGCATGGAAATGTTCCTTATGCAATGGTGAGAAAAGAAGCTCAG GGAATATGTGAGAAGCTGTTTAATGTTGAAGTTGCGTCTTCTGAAGAAGTAGTGGAAGAAAATTACTCTGCAAATAAGACATACAATATTG tggGTATGGGTCCATCCTCTGTAAACAGTGGTGGAGGCAGAATAGAAGGATTTGGAAATTACTCCTCTAATCAGCAAA AATCTTTGGCTGATACAATAATAGACGGTATTGGTAAGCTGGCTGAGCGTCTGGGCGAGAGTCCGGTAGACAAACAGAAGGTTTTGTTAGACTCATTAGAGAAGTCCTCCAGCAAGTACTGTCCTCCAGTTGTGTGGCCATCAGACCCACTCACAACAGATGAATCAGGAGACAACACTTTGCCAGTAATGCctaaaaaag TTTCGAGGAAACACGTCCCTGGTCGTGCTGGTGGAGGCTGGGATTATGTGGATCCGGTAGGTGCTGCCTCGTTAGGTCAAGATCGTTCTCACAGTCACAGTGATTGCAGCTCGGAGTTCACCGAAAG ACTGGAGTGTTCAAACTTACACTCAGCGGACTGGAGCACAGAAGTTGACTTGGTTAACTCAACAGTGGAAGACGAGTCACGGCCACTTCTCACCAGGCAGGAAATTGCAACATTTCAGAACAAATGTGCCTCACTAAATACTGACAAAATAGTGGAATTCCTCGCCGAGAAGCTCTACTCTCCTCATGATTACATCGTTCTT AAAAGCCTGTTGTTGGTAGAAAACTTCCTTCGCTGTGATTTGATTGGTTTGGAGTTCCTGGCTGCTACATGCAAAGAGTCATTGCTTGGTGTATACATGAAGTGGGAGGGACCATGCCGAGCTAAAGCGAGAAAG ATAATTCGGATCCTAGAAAAACTGACTTCTCATCAGAACATCCTGGCAGTGGAAGGGAATGGAACTGTCAGTAGACCACCAGCTTCTTCTGTGTGTAGTCATGGTGATGTTAATAACGGCAGTGTGGTCAGCACACAGACAGGGGATCCAGATCAACAACATGGTGAATGTGCACACTCTATACTGGTTACAGAGCCTCTGTTGTCTTTAGAAGATAAATCTTTTCAACTGCCAGACACAGAACAGTGA